One window of Triticum dicoccoides isolate Atlit2015 ecotype Zavitan chromosome 5A, WEW_v2.0, whole genome shotgun sequence genomic DNA carries:
- the LOC119296781 gene encoding serine protease Do-like HtrA — protein sequence MSAGVEKPNNKRATAADPTSRGDADAKRTKRNLGSDGEDTLSPGSVDHAYALVFAKIAQDEIDQESAPRPVQIPTIAYFKPPILFHTDELFSVRRSGTKAVLSAAKFLLGVSSSLDGEPLRRCSGFWIDWDEESKTGLVLTTARLIRTKDAPVSVWSGGEEYATNADVTVHLLNGTSAKGQLVYHQPHYDLAFLNVQMDQPIKLPSFNEKDVEFAQKIFRLGRDNALNLRITYARAEYLNPSMYERYHNIYFRSPDGHGDDNEYDNGGPVIDLGGKVVGMVNDPERFESFIPSSIVLNCLDSWRKYQHFARPHLGMTFNAIELLEPSHVDMLWRMYNIDDGLVVQEVSKGSNAEILGIQKGDVIESINGKRVSTTIEFENMLMSTCKVPSDVEVHISVGVFHTLKKERSTIELTANLSELGEVITS from the exons ATGAGTGCGGGTGTGGAGAAGCCAAACAACAAAAGGGCCACGGCGGCCGATCCGACCAGCCGAGGCGATGCCGACGCCAAGAGGACGAAAAGGAATCTGGGGAGCGACGGGGAAGATACTCTGTCGCCTGGTTCCGTCGACCATGCGTACGCCCTTGTCTTTGCCAAGATTGCACAAGACGAAATAGACCAAGAGTCAG CTCCCCGCCCTGTGCAAATTCCTACAATCGCTTACTTCAAACCTCCGATCTTGTTTCACACTGATGAGCTCTTTTCTGTCCGTCGGTCTGGAACAAAGGCCGTGCTCTCGGCAGCCAAATTTCTTCTAGGGGTTTCATCCTCTCTCG ATGGTGAACCGCTAAGACGGTGCTCTGGCTTCTGGATTGATTGGGATGAGGAGAGCAAAACCGGCCTTGTTCTGACAACCGCGCGGCTGATTCGCACAAAGGATGCTCCTGTCAGCGTCTGGTCAGGCGGTGAAGAGTATGCTACAAACGCTGAT GTCACTGTTCATTTGCTAAATGGCACCAGTGCAAAGGGCCAGCTGGTCTATCACCAGCCCCACTACGATCTCGCTTTCCTGAATGTTCAGATGGATCAACCAATCAAGTTACCATCTTTTAATGAAAAAGATGTAGAATTTGCTCAAAAGATTTTTCGACTTGGAAGAGACAATGCCTTAAATCTAAGGATAACATATGCTAGAGCAGAATATCTGAATCCAAGCATGTATGAACGGTACCACAATATATATTTCCGTTCTCCAGATGGCCATGGCGATGATAATGAG TATGACAATGGGGGGCCAGttattgacttgggtggaaaagtggTCGGAATGGTCAATGACCCTGAGAGATTTGAGTCTTTTATACCTTCTTCCATTGTGCTCAATTGTTTGGATTCATGGAGGAAATATCA GCATTTCGCCCGGCCCCATCTTGGAATGACGTTTAACGCCATCGAACTTCTAGAACCTTCTCATGTTGACATGTTATGGCGTATGTATAACATTGATGACGGTCTTGTCGTTCAAGAG GTGTCAAAAGGATCTAATGCTGAGATACTCGGAATCCAAAAAGGTGATGTTATTGAATCTATCAATGGGAAACGTGTTTCTACAACAATTGAG TTCGAAAATATGCTGATGAGCACATGCAAGGTCCCTTCAGATGTTGAAGTTCATATTTCT GTTGGGGTGTTTCACACActcaaaaaagaacgaagcaccatAGAGTTGACTGCAAATTTATCCGAACTTGGAGAAGTCATTACAAGCTAG